CAGGAATTAATCCCTAAACTTTGGAAGGATGCTTGTGTTGTTATGGATAATGCCAAAATCCATCAAGGAGAGATGGTAAGAGAATTTATAGAAAAAGCCGGAGCAAAACTCCTGTATTTATCTCCTTACTCTCCTGAGTTTTCCCCAATTGAGAATTTTTGGTCAAAAGTTAAATCTATCTTGAGAAAGACAGCAGCAAGAACATATAAAGATTTAATTGATGCCATTGCCAACGCCATGCTTGAGGTGACTCAGGAAAATATCCGTAACTGGTTTACTCGTTGTTGTTACTGTACCTCATGAGTGCGAGAATTGCTATAATTAATTTGACTAGTCAGCAAGTATTGGCAATAGTTAAGTTTAGTAAATTTCATTATTTTCTTATGATTCTGATGCCCTACACTCCTATTTTCTCATAAAATGTTAAAGACATCCTCACGCTATCAATTACTATTACTAATTTGAGTAAGAGCCTCTTTGGCGGTTTACTGTAAATAATACATCCGTACTATTAAATGGCGCTCGCAATGCCAGTTGCGTAAGTCCTGATGTCGTCAAGAACGGCAAAATCCATAACGGTAAACAGAACTTTAGATGCCGTGAGTGTGGTAGACAGTTTGTGCAAGACCCCCAGAACAAAATCATTGACCAGGCGACCAAAACCTTAATCGATAAACTGCTGTTGGAGAAGATTCCCTCTTCTAGGATTGCCAGAGTTGCTGGTGTTTCAGAGCCTTGGCTTCAAAATTATGTCAATGCAAAATATCAGAACGTACCCCGTCAAGTGAAAGTACGGGCTAAAAAAAGGGGCGTTTAACCATTCAGTGTGATCAGATGTGGTCGTTTGTGGGGAGCATTGGCAACAAGCAGTGGATTTGGCTAGCACTCGACGTAGAAACACGAGAAATTGTTGGGGTGTATGTAGGCCAAAGGAGTCGAGATGGTGCACAAGGCTTATGGGAGGCGTTGCCAGCAGTGTATCGATGCGCGGTTGCTTACACCGATTTTTGGTCAGCTCATGATCAGATATTTCCAAGTAAGCGACATCAAAGTGTGGGTAAAGACAGTGGCAAGACCAGTTATATTGAGCGGTTTAACTGCACTTTGCGAAGCTCGAGTATCGCGATTAGTCAGGAAAACGTTATCGTTTTCTAAGAAGTTAGAGAACCATATCGGGGCAATTTGGTACTTCGTTCACCACTACAATGCATCCTTACCTGTTTAGCACTACCTATCGATGTATCGTAACGGTGGAATAGAATCGATGTTGGAAATCAAGAAATCATCTGGGGAGTGCGTAAGATTCCACAATGGGCAGAAAATGCGCTGTTGAAGCGATTAGAGGAGCCAGAACAAGGGTTTGGCACTTATGGCCTGCTTAAAAAGAGCGATCGCAACGCATATTTGTAAGAATATCAAGTTTTTTCTAATTGACTAAATCGGATTGCCGAATGCAACAAATTTTCGACCCTATTAGGCACAAGAACGTAAAAGCTAAAGTAAAAGAGGCGATTAAATTAGAGTTTAACCATTGCTGTGCCTACTGTGGTTCCAAGTCTAAACGCCTAACCCTAGACCATGTACTAGCTTCTTCAAAAGGCGGTGTCAATTCATGGTTCAACCTAGTGCCAGCCTGTGCCAAATGCAACAGTAGCAAAGGTTCTAAAAATCTAACAGACTGGTACACAGTCTCGCTGCCTTGTTACAGAAAGGAGCGGTTGCAGCGAATTTTAAACAGATATAGCGTCAAGTCGGGGACGTTTCTGCCCAATCGCTTGAAGGGATTTGCCTATTTTGGGTAAGCGATTGGGAGCAGCGATTCTCTTCAATTTCTTGCTAACCGTGCCAAGTGTAACAGGGCAGTTAGAAGATAGCAGTACAACAAGGCAGTCAGCAAGTGAAGTCTTACAAGGATAGAAAGAACGGATACAGTCCAGCAGCTTGAAATTCCCACTACGATAGTAGTGCGTTACTACCTGCAATACGTGCGTAACAGACTGGTATAGCAACCGCCAGGGTAGTTAGGACGCTAGGTGCAGAACATACTCCATCGCATCGCGTAGACAATCAAACTGAGCGAGTTGCTTGCGAATCCGACTTTTGAGCCAAGACCAGCATTGCTCAATCTTATTGAAGTCTGGTG
The DNA window shown above is from Funiculus sociatus GB2-C1 and carries:
- a CDS encoding HNH endonuclease; the encoded protein is MQQIFDPIRHKNVKAKVKEAIKLEFNHCCAYCGSKSKRLTLDHVLASSKGGVNSWFNLVPACAKCNSSKGSKNLTDWYTVSLPCYRKERLQRILNRYSVKSGTFLPNRLKGFAYFG
- a CDS encoding transposase is translated as QELIPKLWKDACVVMDNAKIHQGEMVREFIEKAGAKLLYLSPYSPEFSPIENFWSKVKSILRKTAARTYKDLIDAIANAMLEVTQENIRNWFTRCCYCTS